Part of the Pelmatolapia mariae isolate MD_Pm_ZW linkage group LG3_W, Pm_UMD_F_2, whole genome shotgun sequence genome is shown below.
ggtttgtttttctttactcgaagagatcaaattattggtggggacaattcagtaatcgctggatattggtggggacgtgtcccttccgtccatgccaaatcgacgcccttgatataatataatatgcCTTGCAGCTGGAGCTTCTGCTCTCATTTGATTCTAACTACACTACCCATGATGCCCTGCCCGTCCCGTTGCCAGGATACGTAACATTCCACAAAGGCCATTTTGACGCCGAAAAACGAGTCTGGCTTGAACTCAGAAGACAAGtaagacatttaaaacatttatcgGATTTGGGTTTAGCTCTGCCGGCAGGTTGTTTTTCCCTGCATGCCGAGTGTGTGCTGTCTCAGGTGGGTTAACCGGCTTAAAACCCCCGGTGTCGGCTTCTTGTTAGCAGTCTGCTGCTAAGTGGCTAATGCTACTGTAAACCGTTGTTTCTGATGGAGGTTTTACTGTGTCCGCCCGCAGCTGACCCGCCGGGCTCCGATGGAGCGGGCTGACCGTGACAGAGGAGGCCGCCTGCTGAAGAACCAGCCGTACGACGAGAGCCTGGATGTAGCGGACGCCGAGGAGGTACCGAGCGTGTACAGCCCGACTCCCCGCAGCCAGCCCCAGGTAATCTCCTCCTGTCCTTGCGGAGAGCTCCGGTTTAACCGGTGATCGTGACGCCTGCTCGTGTTTCTTCATTATTTAAAGCTCAAAGTGTTTCCAGTCACAAACTCGTCTCATATATGAAGCTGTGTAGAAATGACAGAAGAGTGAATCTGGTGATGTTAAGTTGTGAGCATCATGTTTTAGAGCCCtagtttttattaaaacagtaaataaagtTTCCTTCCATCGGAGTTGAACTGTAAGCTGAGTCACTCCTGCCATGCTCCAGGTTGGTCTCAGGTCACATGACCCGGTTTTGTTCCTTCGTCTTTCAGGTGGAGTTCAGGAGGAGTAGCAGGAGGGTTCACAGCCTGATGtcggcccacagcagcagcgaCGAGTTTGACGAGGACCACGGGAGGGGGAAGGAGCCGGCAGGGGGGCGgccagaggaggaagaagaggatgatgatgatgaagatgatgacgaCGACGACGAGGACTCTGAAGATGACGAATCGGAGGAGGACAGCAAGCTCCACAAGGCGCCGGAGGGCCTGTATGATCCCGCCGACTACGCCAACCTGCCCGTCAGCACCGACATCAAAGAGCTGTTCCAGTACATCACACGGTGAGCAGAGACACACATGTGCCAACTCACGTTTTTTAACACCATCTGGTGcttgtttctgctaaaaaaaaaaccttatcaAAGTTTATTGATAAAGCAccgaatcacaacaacagtcacctcaaagcactttatattgttaaaGACCCTGCAGTAAATCACGTAGTTGTCACGCACACATCTGGAGAGTTTccgtgttttgtgtttgtttcagatATACCCCCGAGTCCGTGGAGCTGGAGCACAACCTGAAGCCGTTTATCCCGGACTTCATCCCCGCGGTGGGAGACATCGACGCCTTCCTCAAGGTTCGAACACAATCACACCTGATAGCACAGAAAGCacgacctctgacctcagagtGACCTCATGTTGTAATCCCACAGGTGCCGAGGCCCGATGGCAAACCGGACAACCTGGGGCTGCTGTTTCTGGATGAGCCCAGCGTGAAGCAGTCGGACCCGACGGTGCTGTCGCTGTTTCTGTCGGAGGAGACCAAGCAGCACGGCGCCAccaaggtacacacacacacacacctgtacacacacacacagcattaaAGTCAGAGTCACTCCTCAttgtttcctttcctgcagGTGAAGAAGGTGACGAGCATTGCCAACCCTCAGAGCAACCCGCGGGCGGTGGACAGCTGGGTGGAGAGCATCAGCGCGCTGCACCGCTCCAAGCCGCCAGCGAGCGTCCAGTACAGCCGACCGATGCCTGACATCGACAGCCTGATGCAGGAGTGGCCAACCGagctggaggagctgctggaccGCCTGCAGCTGCCGTCCGCCCGCCTGAACTGTGACCTGCCGCAGTATGCGGACATCGTGTGCGGCCTGCTCGACATCCCCGTCTGCGGCAGCCGCGTCCAGTCCCTGCACCTGCTCTTCAGCCTCTACCTGGAGTTCAGAGACTCACAGCACTTCACGCGCAGAGCTTAGTGGCTGGAAGTACGACATCCAGAGGGTCACAAAAGTCTGTTCAGGAACTGAAAACTAACCCCAGATGTGCCAGATGTTCGACTCTTTTGTGGCTCCTTTAAGAGTTTTTATTAGCTGAGAACCTGTTGctctgcttttgtttatttcctcagtttgttttctgtttgtcctCTGAAATAAAAGCCATGTTCAGGCTCTTTGTAAAAACACAGCTTTCAAGCTTCATCTAACCTAAGCTTACTTTCACTGCAAACCTGTGCAGTGAAAGTAAGCTTGATAAACACTGTAATAAACCAGCCGCTCAGAACAAGGTCACTGTCTGAACATCTGTAAAGTCCTGAGCCTGCAAAAACAGTCTATGTTACTCAAAGATGCCCGTATATATTATATGTAATTAATAAAGTAAACTCTGTGAGTATAACCCAGTCATAGATTACATATTGTTATAATTACACAACCTGTGTTCTTTATACCTGACTGTTAGGACCTTCAAGCCTGTAGTTATATTCATTATCAGTTAGAGCCCCTTCTCATTGTTCTTCTTCGTCTTTGGTGCAACCCTATAAATACAGTACCCCTTTCTACAATTCTCCTGTGGAAGAGGTGGGTTCTTTCCAGACCGTGTACAACACGCATATAATTCATATTTAGCCACCCTGATGTTTCTGATTGCGATTTTAGTTCAATTATTGTCATCATTATGCCTGCTTTTTGTTAGACGCTATAAATGTGTAGTATGTGTGTTccacaaatgtgttttaggcGCCATTAATGCGAGCACGAATAGATAATTATGGCTAGCTTGGATGTTGTGATGGGTTGAGCTAACCCTTTCCCCCACTGTTTGTATTTGGTTGTAGGAGCTGGAGCAAGCAAGTTATTTACTTTGAGGTCTTCctttcttttacctttcttTGTCAGGTATGTCggattttttgtttgtgttttttttccttatgtCAAATATGTTCCATGTAAGTTCGTACtttatgtttaatgtaaaaataaatgcagcgCCTTTTCAacaattcccctgtgggagaggGGCTGGAGCGAGCAAGTTATTTACTTGgaggtttttctcttttaccttTCTTTGTCAGACACAACGCAGAAACACACCAGTTacatgaggtcaaaggtcaagtttGAAAGCtccaaatataattttaaaagacGTCTTTAGAAGTTTTCTTTTGGTGTGTTTTACTTCTAAACATTTAGATTTTTAACACTAATTTAACAAATAATCCTATTTTGTTTTACTAGTATTTTAAGTCataaatacaaaacaagaaaatctgcgtctcctccctcctcccacAATGCACCGCACTGTTATTGTTTGGGCTTCTTCAACATGGCAGCCGCGGGCTGCCTCTTCCACAGAACCCTGGCCCGGACCAGACCCGGTACTAACAAGGTGTGCTTCCTCTACATACAGCCGCCAGGACGGTCTTGATCGTTCTGATTGATTAACCGGTTCCTACAGCTGCTATATCTCCCGCCTTTTTGCCGCCACCCCATCCTCCACCAGACTCCATTCAAAAACCTTCAGCTTTATCTTAACCAGCGCAGTCAGTATGACGTGTTAGCGCTGCTGAATGATTCTCACACTAAAAAAACATATGTGATATAGAAAAGGATCCGCTATGTTTACTGACCGAATACTAAATTAATATTACATAATAGAGACGTAGAAACATGTCAAAACTGTGTTGTATCCGTTAGCTTTTAGCCTGTAAGAAACATGCTTAAATGTCAGATTGTGGATGAGCTGCTTCAAACGCGctttctaaaaagaaacagcaaccTGTCTGGTGACTGAATGTTGTGCCGAAATCAAATTAGGATCATAAGTATTTAGAAAAATAGCCAGATGTGTTTTGGGTTTGTTCATTTGAAGGCGCGGAATACGAACATCATTGATTAGTAGGTTTTTAAAATTGGATTTGGTTTGTGTGACGTACCTCAGCCTGAAGGCGTCAGTAAATTTGTAACAGTTAAATGACGGATTTAGAGTATAACCTGTTTTTAccctttaaaaatcaaaaagtttttatgttgtacctgttgtatttttttttaagaccgCTTATCATCACTCAGACTTAATGTAGAAACGATTCTGCTCAACTCCAGCtccaaaatgttttattcactTTTTATTCACTAAAACGTTCTTCAGTTTTACCTGaatgacagtttaaaataataatttaatcttATTTTGGCCCTTTAAGCTCccccctgctcctcctcctttaAAACAACTTTCTTCTCACTGGCTGCCCCTTTTGTCCTCTGTGATGTCATACAGATCTCCTCCCTGTGGAGGAGTGTCatacagacacttttctttttgccttgCAGGCATCTCCAGCCTCTTCAGTTGTCTGCAGGGAGTTCCTCTATGTGGTGGACTTACAGCGTTATACCAGGGACCAGGGCTTCCCGGTCTACTTCCCCCAGGCTGTCCTCAAAGGTCGGACCCGGTTTTAACTGGTTGTTTGATATACTTCAATCTGATGACGATACTGGTTTTCTCTGGGTTTTACCAGTTTGATGTCTTCAGGTGACGACTTGTACGACGCCACATTGAGTGATGGGGACTGCCGGGTTCAGGTGACTCTGGATCCCGGTCTGAACCGGCTGGTGGAGAGGAACATCCTGCGGCCTGGGCTTGCAGTGAGACACGCCACCTTCAGCACTGCCATTACCGCACAGCTCCCAGAGTGCTCCGGGGTCTTTGGGGAAGGAGACAGGTGAGTGAGGACAATAAAGAAGATGGAGATGGGATGCAGTCAGACCAGCTGACTTGTGTGTGCTCCTGCAGCTACAGGCTGGTGAGCCTGGAGGTGAAGGACGAGGATGAAGAAGTCGGGGTCAGATGGTCGGATGTGGACTGGGACTCTTTGCCCTGGTTTGGATCCTCAAAAACTGAAGGTAAGAGGCTAGAAACGAGGAGATTCTGACTCTCAGATTTTTCAGATTTCAGGTTGGAAATGACTTAAACAATTATGAAAAGATGAAgtttttttatattctttttcACTGCtgatctctgtttttttttgttttttttgttacaaatgAACTGCACCACTTTCATTTTGGTCAAGGTTTGATTTCTGTAGCGCTTCTTAGTTAAGAGAAGGTTGACACGATGGCTCTTCTCGTAGCACATATGAAGCATGTGAACCACACAAAAAATCATCTATTTCACTTCTTCACAAATGTTATTCTGCTCACAACCATCGGCCTCTTCAAAGTGCACTAGTGTGATAAACCTGTTCTTTCTAACTAGTTTTAGAGTtttctggtgtttttttttaccccaaAGAACGTCTTGCAATGGCAGCCGTCAGTCACTGCCAATCAGACTGAGATGGGTAGAATCATCCTTTACATGAGTAGTGAAGAAAAGAGCTGGATAGTGATGGACATGATGTCCATTCCTCTAACACAGATTTTGGTCATCAAAGTCTTCTTTAGTCATTTTGTCTCAAGCTGAACTAAACAGCGAACTAAAGTTTGAACTAAGGTTTGCTTTAACAATTTTAAAACTTCTGACTTGTTGATGTTGTTTAACCAGCAGGTCCTTTGGTTCCTCTGAGAGCCAGCAGGACCGTCTTTCTCCCACTGTGGAACAATGTGGACTACAGCGGGGAGGTGTGGATGGAAGCTCCAGCCACTGATAAAGAGGCAGCGGGTCAGGAAGCAGAAGAAGAGCCAGACGAAGGTACCTatgtattcattaaaaaaacatcacttCAAACAAACCCGCTGACTTCAAGACAGGAAGTGCTCTCAATTTCAGGTTTAAtgattcttttttatatttaccaTTTTTTATTTACCATTTATCTGGAAGTAGGCCTTTCTTCTCATTGCCTGTCCCCCAGAGAGCAGGTGGGTGTGGTATCTGTCTCTCAATGACATCACACAAAtataagagtagaaaaaaacagtgtgatTGCCATTTTTAACGTTATCATCGACCACTAGTACAGGAGATATATGAAAGAAGATTGTAATAGTAAATTATagaattataaaacataaagtgAGTTAAGACAAATCCGTTCAAACAGTGGATTCATGTCGTTCTTATTGGCTCTGTGTGTTAACAGGACGATGTCCTGCTGTGACCATATCCGAGTTGCGTGAGTCCTACCTGTACGGTCGGCGGGGCATCACCAGAGGCTTACTGATTGTACGCGTCATCAAAAAATCACATCTCATGTATTATGGGAGAACAGACAGGAACTGTGAGTGTCCTTATAAGGTCAGTGAGCATGTGCACTATTATTGAGACTGGCAAACACATTGATAAAGatttctattatttatttacctaTTCACTGTTTAAACTAACTCAAACTTAAACAACATCAGACAGTGTAAACAAGCATTAATTGCTATGCCAGCAGGGGAAAATTGCTCATTCAGTCTCATTTTTAGTCCAATTTTCCAGATTGGAAGAATTGAATATTAGCTGTGGTTTTGTGATGTTGGTTTGATAAAgtattttagttagttttaaaGAGCCATTCAAGTGAAACAGATAAAGACACAGTGTATCAGCCATAAGGAACACGTCTTTGTATGTTCATAGTAgtacaaataatgtaattaCCAGAGGACCTAATACTGATCCCTGAGGAACTCCAGACTTTATAAACTGTTCTCTCACTCCCTTTGCTTCAGGCGGTGCTGGAGGTGCATGATCGGACAGGAAATGTGTGGGTGGTGTTGTGGAACAGTGTATGTGTCAGCTGGTACCGCTGCCTCAAGCCTGGTGACATCATCAGCCTGAGACGCTATCGAGTCAAACAGCATTACCAGGCTGAGCTCAACGACATAGGTACACAGGACCAAAGCAATGAGacttttttagtcttttttcgAACTCCTGTACTTTGGGGTAAAAGGTGTTTCATGATGTGCAGATTTTAAAGCTTaacatattattatattaacttCACCCTAAACCTCAGTTTGAACTGGTGATTCTTTGCTTTTGTGCCCAGTGGACCTCTCATTGAGTCTTCCCACTGGTGTTATTCACACACGTCTATATTTAATCTTtcattttagctttttaaagttttcagttACCTTTAAATCTCACCACAGGTTAGAAGGCAGACTTATTCTAACTGAACATTGTATACGTGGACACCTGTGACTCACAGTTATCGCcctgattctttttttctttgcagagatcagtgtgaacagcagaaatCCTGCTGCACGGATTTCTGTCCTCCAAGAATCCTCTGTTTCACCTGACTATCTGCCCCCTGCACTCACCTACAGCTTCTACAACAGGTACATGATCCTGTTTGCACATGAGGACTCTACTCAAACCCTTAGAGCAGTGTTTCCCAAACTTTTTGAGCcacggcacatatttcacatcagAAAAATCACAAGGCACACCACctaacaaaaatgtcacaaaaaccaTATTTATTGAAATGTAATGATAATCTGCTCTCAATTTACTTACTTAGTGTGAAACCTGGGCCTGCTTAGTTGAACACAAAGCTGATATTCTTGCAGGAACTGAAGAAAGACACACAGGAAGTTCTTCCTCAACAGCTCTgagtctgtttttttcctctttattgCAGTTGTACTATAATACTACTATGTACATTAGTATTTCTtcttgtcttcttctgttttgctGGCAGTTGGCAGTCCACTTAACCCActtagtggaagagaatgtaattgttcttcctgttcctgttcatCCTGTCACTACACGCCACTCGCTTAGAGTACTAAGTGAAAGTGGATAAACTTCCACGGCACACCTGATAATTTCTTATGGCACACTTATGTGCCATGGCACAGTGGTTGGAAACACTCCCTTAGagtctgctgtttatttatctttttgtgAGCAAGATTATGAAGACACTATAAAACACTATATATTAGTGAAGCAATTTAGTTCTTAATGTGGGTTTGATCAAAAAACGGGGACTTGGCCTTTGTAGATATTTTGTGTCCTCTTCTAGTTTAAATAAAGCATTCCTGGCTCCTGTCGGGAACCTTGGTCCTTGCAGCTGAATGTTTCCCCCACTGACCCTGAAACTAGACTCTACCCTTAAAACAGGCAAACACGTCATCATAAGTGAGAAATGTCCCCATAATTCAAAGATGTCCTCATTTTGATTGTTTAAAGCTGATGTCCTCTCATAGTTTGAAAGACAAGTGCACACACTGACTCTTTTTGTCAGTAAGGAGCTGCTGGACCGCCCTAATGGTGCTGAATGTGATGTTATTGGCTTGCTGACGTTCTCAGGACGGCCGGAGCGAATCAGGAGCAAGGGTGAGGGAGTTACCATGGCGATAAAAACACACCATGACAACAAAATTTGCTGGTTTTCTTTCAGCCACAAAGAAATTGGCAATCTATtcctaattattattttttattttaatttgaagaTGGCAGAGGGGTGGAGCTTCTGGAGTATCGCTGGCTACGATTGGAGGACGGGACGAGTGAGCAGCCAGTCATGGTGAAACTTTTCTCCACGTCTCAGCCAGAAACCCACCTGAGGCTGTACCCACGTGAGACACAGTAGCTTTGACCCATaaacatgtgaatgtgtgtctacAGCACATTTTATCTTTGTTTACCCGTCCTCCGTCTACAGTGTCCGTGGTTGTTTGTACACGACTGAAGGTGGTCAGGTCCTCGGATCAAAGTCACAGCTGCTTCTACCTGACCAATACCACCTACACACAGGTGTACTGCACAGGTAACAGGCTGTGTACGAAGAGATTTACATTTTCAGTTGCAGCATTTCTCCTACTGACTGCCCCTGGCGGTCAATGTTGTGTGTCAACTCTGTCCTCTCTCCTGATTGGTCGACTGGCAGGCCTGGGGCACCACTCAGAAATGAGTTACCGCAGGCTCCGCCCAGTTCGGCAGTTCCTCCAGTGGCTGAGGAGCCAGGACGATGAAGAGGTGCTGAACAGGGCTCTGATTGGAGGCTTCTTCATCTACCCACCCCCTCCGGTCTCCTTGGAAACATACATGAAGGACAAGAGAGGTCAGCGTGCTGTGTTTATAGCTCCTGACCACAGAGcagtttcatttttctgatGGTCGGAGCTCTGCTTCAATTACCTCAGTGATGCTCTTTCGTCTCACCTGTGCTGAATCTAAAACACAGGTGAGCTGGGATTCCTACAAGGGGCAGAGCTTAAGAGGGAGGTGGAGCGGCTATGTTACAGGGAGAGACACACCTTCTGTATCCAGGCTACCATCACCATGGTTACTTATAGCCGCAGAGGAGAGGTAACAGCTAGTGCACAATTATTTGTTATGTAAATGTCAACTGCTTTACTTTGTGATATGATCTGTAAACATTTCAGTTATTTTCCATTTCTCATCTGTTCTAACAAAAATACATGCAGAGGTGAGGTCATGTGACTAACTCATTCAGCATAACAGAGACTGGGTTTGGCAGGTAACCTGTATTCTTTATAATGGCCACTAGAGGGCGATAGCTGCGTGTAGATGGGTGGAGATGAAAGTGTGATAActttttggtgtttattttcACTGCAGATCTCTCGTTTTCTCTTGTGTTATAAATCAAGTGCACCTCGTTTATTTCAGTCAAGAGTTACATTAAAGGTTTGATTTTTGCAGCACTCAGTTTAAAGAAGGTTCACATGAAGGTTCAGATGACTGACTgagatagacagacagatttgacatcatttattattttattaatcctTTGCATGAGTTATGAAGAAAAGAGCTGAGTAGTGACAGATACAAATGAGACCCAATGTGAGTCTTAATTCCTCTAACACAGACTTTGGTGGCTAAAGTCTCTTTTAGTCTTCTTGGCTCAAGCTGAACTAAACAGCGAGTGACTTTAAGCTTTCAGGGAGGGACAAAAGCAGGTCGCTGTAAAGTAACAAGCTTGCTTTCAAAACttaaaacttcctgtttggaCATGGGTCATATCTCTACAGGAAAACAGACAAAGTCCAACAAACATTTTGTTATTAGTTCATATTAGCGCTTTTTCCAATAATCAGTGTAAACATTCAGGATAGATGTGAGGAAAGATGCTCGAAAACAAAGCAGGTGTAGCCTCGTGAATAAGAATTTGCCAGCATTGACTACAGGTTACAGGATAAATCATGTATCACTTTCCTGCTCTCGAGATTCACCACAGTGAACATCAGGAAAAAAACTCGAGCTCCAGCAGCTTTAATTAAAAGAAGATCAGCTCTTTGTGTGAATTGTCCGAAGCGTCTCCATCAGTGTAAACTCCCCTGATCACCTGACCTCCTTCTGTTCCTCCTCTAACACCTCCTCATCTCTCGTTCAGGAGGATCGCTGCTTGTTTTGGACAGACCGAGCTTCATCTCTCTGCCCCTCCTCCGCATCCTCTTCCTCGCCCTCTTCTCGCCACCGCTACGGATCACCCCCTTCCTCCCCCTCTTACTTCTCCCAACTCCCGTTACCTTCCACCCCTCGTTCCTTCAGAcctcccctctcctcctccccctcgtccccccctctctctctggcCTCTCCGTCCTCACTGGTCAGTAAGTCGACGCCTTGTCCCCCGGACCGCAGAGCAGGGTGAGACTTTAAACCGG
Proteins encoded:
- the ift46 gene encoding intraflagellar transport protein 46 homolog codes for the protein MERADRDRGGRLLKNQPYDESLDVADAEEVPSVYSPTPRSQPQVEFRRSSRRVHSLMSAHSSSDEFDEDHGRGKEPAGGRPEEEEEDDDDEDDDDDDEDSEDDESEEDSKLHKAPEGLYDPADYANLPVSTDIKELFQYITRYTPESVELEHNLKPFIPDFIPAVGDIDAFLKVPRPDGKPDNLGLLFLDEPSVKQSDPTVLSLFLSEETKQHGATKVKKVTSIANPQSNPRAVDSWVESISALHRSKPPASVQYSRPMPDIDSLMQEWPTELEELLDRLQLPSARLNCDLPQYADIVCGLLDIPVCGSRVQSLHLLFSLYLEFRDSQHFTRRA
- the si:ch73-71d17.2 gene encoding RPA-related protein RADX produces the protein MAAAGCLFHRTLARTRPGTNKASPASSVVCREFLYVVDLQRYTRDQGFPVYFPQAVLKGDDLYDATLSDGDCRVQVTLDPGLNRLVERNILRPGLAVRHATFSTAITAQLPECSGVFGEGDSYRLVSLEVKDEDEEVGVRWSDVDWDSLPWFGSSKTEAGPLVPLRASRTVFLPLWNNVDYSGEVWMEAPATDKEAAGQEAEEEPDEGRCPAVTISELRESYLYGRRGITRGLLIVRVIKKSHLMYYGRTDRNCECPYKAVLEVHDRTGNVWVVLWNSVCVSWYRCLKPGDIISLRRYRVKQHYQAELNDIEISVNSRNPAARISVLQESSVSPDYLPPALTYSFYNSKELLDRPNGAECDVIGLLTFSGRPERIRSKDGRGVELLEYRWLRLEDGTSEQPVMVKLFSTSQPETHLRLYPLSVVVCTRLKVVRSSDQSHSCFYLTNTTYTQVYCTGLGHHSEMSYRRLRPVRQFLQWLRSQDDEEVLNRALIGGFFIYPPPPVSLETYMKDKRGELGFLQGAELKREVERLCYRERHTFCIQATITMVTYSRRGEEDRCLFWTDRASSLCPSSASSSSPSSRHRYGSPPSSPSYFSQLPLPSTPRSFRPPLSSSPSSPPLSLASPSSLVSKSTPCPPDRRAGKSWKRKQLLQADTPTKRSPRITLQPEQNNKTVILFEASMEFLENTNSDDNNDEDDIDDDNDDEDTSSFVTAHTLPAFPPVAVETLPMRYDHTHREEQVAAVAMGGRATPETFDSTLDGYYTLRLRALSDGVLIDTVFLPHASTSSPTPLLSSHSNTWTSILSHGAFSSHTPPPSPGDLIAMASRLTNQRLVCIVEACHLGGATTELVLSRAFQLTN